One genomic segment of Esox lucius isolate fEsoLuc1 chromosome 15, fEsoLuc1.pri, whole genome shotgun sequence includes these proteins:
- the egln3 gene encoding egl nine homolog 3, which translates to MPLLQHVMDTDLERLALDHIFPSLLDQGFFYVDNFLGEFVGHFVLDQVKEMHNSGILQDGQLAGSGLNSGISKRNIRGDKIAWVSGIERGCEAINFLLTLIDKLVSHCICRLGKSVIRERSKAMVACYPGNGTGYVKHVDNPNADGRCVTCIYYLNKNWNSKEHGGILRIFPEGKSYVVDVEPLFDRLLFFWSDRRNPHEVQPSYATRYAITVWYFDSEERAEAKRRFRNLTASNQDQERNAP; encoded by the exons ATGCCTCTTCTGCAACATGTAATGGACACTGACTTGGAGCGGTTAGCCCTGGACCACATTTTCCCATCCCTATTGGACCAAGGATTTTTTTACGTGGATAACTTTTTAGGAGAATTTGTTGGACACTTTGTTTTGGACCAGGTGAAAGAGATGCACAACTCTGGAATTCTGCAGGATGGACAGCTGGCTGGATCTGGTCTGAATTCTGGTATCTCCAAAAGAAACATTCGGGGTGACAAGATAGCCTGGGTCAGTGGAATTGAAAGGGGGTGCGAAGCAATTAACTTCCTCCTTACATTAATCGATAAGTTGGTTTCTCATTGCATCTGCCGACTTGGAAAAAGTGTCATTCGAGAAAGATCGAAG gCTATGGTGGCGTGCTATCCAGGAAATGGGACAGGCTATGTGAAACACGTGGACAATCCCAATGCTGATGGCCGCTGTGTCACCTGTATCTATTACCTGAACAAAAACTGGAACTCTAAG GAGCACGGGGGAATTCTTAGGATTTTTCCTGAGGGTAAATCCTACGTTGTGGACGTTGAGCCTCTGTTTGACAGACTGCTGTTCTTCTGGTCAGATAGAAGGAATCCACACGAAGTGCAGCCTTCATATGCAACAAG ATATGCTATAACAGTGTGGTATTTTGATTCAGAAGAAAGGGCTGAGGCAAAGAGACGTTTCAGAAACTTAACAG CCTCCAATCAGGACCAGGAACGAAACGCCCCATGA
- the sptssa gene encoding serine palmitoyltransferase small subunit A, giving the protein MAFEDVWKKISWLYYQYILVTALYMLEPWERTIFNSILISVAGMAVYTGYVFMPQHIMAILHYFEMVK; this is encoded by the exons ATGGCTTTTGAAGATGTCTGGAAGAAAATATCCTGGTTGTATTACCAGTATATTCTCGTCACGGCTTTATACATGTTGGAGCCTTGGGAGAGAACCATATTCA ACTCTATCCTAATATCTGTAGCAGGGATGGCAGTGTACACTGGATATGTATTCATGCCTCAACACATCATGGCCATACTGCACTATTTTGAGATGGTTAAATGA